One Coffea arabica cultivar ET-39 chromosome 5c, Coffea Arabica ET-39 HiFi, whole genome shotgun sequence DNA window includes the following coding sequences:
- the LOC113690641 gene encoding hevamine-A-like — MIDFCKGQGIKVFLSLGGRPDLSPDDAQKVADDIWNNFLNNSAGHGPLNATVDGIDFRIQSGSNQSLDVLAQALSAYSIPDRKVYLSAAPLCQIPDDFLTLLSKLASLTTCGCNFSMILHVNTVQKVRLPSSQVGLHGLVI, encoded by the coding sequence ATGATAGATTTCTGCAAGGGCCAAGGCATCAAAGTATTTCTTTCCCTTGGTGGGAGGCCTGATCTTTCTCCTGATGATGCTCAGAAAGTTGCAGATGATATCTGGaacaattttttgaataataGTGCAGGCCATGGTCCTCTCAATGCTACTGTAGATGGAATAGACTTCCGTATCCAAAGCGGATCAAACCAGAGTCTGGATGTTCTCGCCCAGGCACTCTCGGCTTATAGCATACCTGACAGAAAGGTGTACTTATCTGCAGCACCACTTTGTCAAATTCCTGACGATTTCTTGACGCTGCtatcaaaactggcgtctttgACTACGTGTGGGTGCAATTTTTCGATGATCCTTCATGTGAATACAGTCCAGAAAGTCCGTCTCCCCTCATCACAAGTTGGATTGCATGGTCTTGTTATCTAG